CTTGACTAAAACGAAAGTAAAAAAACTTTGCAAAGTTGAGCAAGTTCCAAAGCCTTTTCTCTTTGCACCTTATAAAAGAGAGTATATTTCTGATATTCATTTCTTCCACCATACATCTAGTATCAATTGGTGGTCCCTTAGATCTTTATATATTTATGGTAGATTCTTGGAGCCACTTTATTCCATTGCAGTAGCTACGCGTAGCCTTTTTATTTCTTCGATTGCGTTCATATCAATGCATAACAGTTTTCTTCTCCTAATAGTCCGTGCAAAATGATTGTTGAATCAAACAGGAGTCGCTTTAGCTATGTCGTTCTTCTTTGCCTTTTCCTTTGTTGTTATACTTCTTCGCAAAAGACCTGTCCAAACTGTGGTTCTATAGAAATTCCGTATCCTTTGAGTATAGAATCGAACTGTGGTGATCCGTACTATAGGCTTCGTTGTGACCCTCATTCTCGAAAGCTTTACTTTGACACTCTCAATGGAGGTTCCTATGTTGTACTCAGAATCATGTCTACGATCCAGCGCATGGTGGTGCAGGCACCACCGTGGTTACCTGGTTCATGTGTCACACAAGACATGCCGGTAAGTAATGGAATTTGGTTAAATCAGTCACTTCCTTTCAACATAACTTCGTCGAACACAGTGTTCCTCTTCAACTGTTCGCCCCGCCTCTTGGTTTCTCCTCTTAACTGCACTTCGTCTAGTATCTGTCATCGTTACTTGGAAAATTCAGGTCGCGTTGACAGAAAGCGAGCACACGAGTGTGCGAGTGGTCTTCGCCCCTGTTGCACTTTTGTTGCTGGTGGCATGCCTTCAGCTTACAAAATTCGCCTTCACAGTTCCGGTTGCCAAGCGTTCAGAAGCATCCTTCATTTGGACCAAGACAAACCTCCTAATCAGTGGGAGGAAGGTCTAGAGATTCAATGGTCTCTTCCATCTGAACCTGTATGCAGGACACAGACCGATTGTTCTAAAGACTCAAAGTGTTCATCTTCTAGTAGAGACAAACTCTTCCGCTGTATTTGTAATCGAGGATTCCATTGGAACCCTTCTGCAGCAACCTGTGAAAAATACAAGAGAAAATCCAAATGGAAAACCAGCTTGATTGTCTCAATAGCAGTTATTTCGTTTTTCTCATTCGCAATAGTTCTTGTTGTAATCGCGAAGTCCTTCAAACAATCTAAGCTCGCCAAGGAAAGAGAAACTGCGATGAAATCAAGCATTGGAGTCGATAAGCATTACAAAATGTTTCAACTGAGAGAGTTGAAGAAAGCAACGAAATGTTTTTCGCACGACAGGATCTTAGGAAGTGGCGGCTTCGGGGAAGTTTACAAAGGCGAACTACAAGACGGAACATTAGTAGCTGTCAAGAAAGCTAGAGTTGGCAACCTTAAAAGCACCCAACAAGTGCTTAATGAAGTTTCAATACTTTCTCAAGTCAATCACAAGAACCTAGTCAGACTCTTAGGCTGCTGTGTGGAATCTGAGCAACCTTTGATGATCTATGAGTATATCTCGAACGGGACCCTCTATGATCATATTCAAGGTCGGTATCCGAGTTTTCTCGACTGGAATAAACGGCTGAAGATTGCTTTTCAAACAGCTGAAGCATTGGCTTATTTGCATTCTTCAGCACACACTCCTATCTACCATAGAGACGTTAAGTCAACAAATATACTATTAGACGACGAATTCAACGCCAAAGTTTCAGATTTCGGACTCTCCAGATTGGCTAACCCGGGACTTAGTCATGTATCCACCTGTGCTCAGGGAACGCTCGGTTACTTGGATCCTGAATACTATCGCAACTATCAGTTAACCGATAAAAGTGATGTTTATAGCTACGGAGTAGTTCTGCTAGAGCTTCTGACTTCAAAGAAAGCGATAGACTTTACTCGTGATCAAGACGATGTTAACCTCGTAATTCATGTGAGTCAATATGCAAGCAATGGTGAAATCATGCAAGTGGTTGATCAAAGGCTTGTTCTATCTATGGAACCCTTGAGTGATAAATTGATCACAAGCATTAAACTCTTTTGGGAACTTGCACATGATTGTCTTAAAGAGAAGAGAGTTGAAAGGCCTTGTATGAGGGATATTGTTGAAAGACTCTTATGCATAattaggattgaagatcaagaGTGAAGCCTTATAGTGAAGACTCTTATACATAATGTGTTTTAGGTTTGATAATATAATAAGTGTATTGTGTAATAGTGAGGTTAATAGACATAAAAATCTAGTTCAACTTtgtgttaaaatatgattttattagctatttatgCTGAAAAACTTAAAGTTGTATTGTTATGTAACAATGTGCAATCTAGTCTTTAAAAGATAATGAGTAGCCCATTGAGaaaggaactaaagtgattcaaaaacttgattttattggATGAAAAGGAAACATTAGAATCATATGCCATATTCTTTAGAAAGTAAGAACTATATTATTCAAAAGTATATACAAGAATTGGAATATTTTGAATGTTTTGTCTTGTTCTCTAAAGTGGTCTTCCTTTTGCAACTTAGGAAAGTGTTTTGACTCAAACTTATTAAATGGAAATTTTATTTTGCTATACTaggaaagtatgataaggctAAATCAATGAAggattatgtgtgattttttgTTTTAACTATTAGGTCAACCAAAGGTTGAGTATACTACATGCTCTTGACTTTTTTTCTCCCATAGGTTACATATGATGCTAGGGAGGACTATTAGCTTTTTAGATATTGTATGACATTGTTCATGCATGTCACACACTTAACAATGATAAAATAATTggttgatttattttttaaaaaaaagtttttttaatgtttaaaagttttttttttttaacaatacaATAATCACTTTGTTTTAATAGGAAAAGAAATTCAGATGTTATCTAACATGATTTTGTTTAACCAGACTTTCCAATAAGATAAAACtaattaaagataaaataaaacaaataaaaataaacttaactcaatttattatttaaaatgtcCACTTAAATGTTGGTCAATATCAATGTGTTTCGTTATGTCATGTTAAACAAAAATTATGTGTAATATTAATGGTCAATTTGTTGTCCCAAAATGCTCTATATGACTTTTACATTGTATCTTCAAATCTTTTAGAACTTGTTTTATCAACAACAATTCACAAATTCTTAGTGTAAGCTTTAAATGTCACTTCAACACATGATCCAGTCACTACACTTTGCTTCTTGCTTCTCCAACAAGAAATTTATACAAGAAAATACCATAGTCAAAAGTAGATATTCGTCCACTTACATAAACTGCATAATCAACATCTATGTATGCCTCCATAGTTAGATTTTCATCTCTTTTGAACAAGAGACCTCTTTCCACGGTGACTTTGAGATATTAGAATTTAGTCAAAAACTTGTGAATAATTTGCTATTAAATCGACTCACTATATTGATCACATAAGACAATTTTGGTCTAATATGTGCCAAGTAAGTCAAC
The Vicia villosa cultivar HV-30 ecotype Madison, WI linkage group LG6, Vvil1.0, whole genome shotgun sequence genome window above contains:
- the LOC131611019 gene encoding wall-associated receptor kinase-like 20, with translation MIVESNRSRFSYVVLLCLFLCCYTSSQKTCPNCGSIEIPYPLSIESNCGDPYYRLRCDPHSRKLYFDTLNGGSYVVLRIMSTIQRMVVQAPPWLPGSCVTQDMPVSNGIWLNQSLPFNITSSNTVFLFNCSPRLLVSPLNCTSSSICHRYLENSGRVDRKRAHECASGLRPCCTFVAGGMPSAYKIRLHSSGCQAFRSILHLDQDKPPNQWEEGLEIQWSLPSEPVCRTQTDCSKDSKCSSSSRDKLFRCICNRGFHWNPSAATCEKYKRKSKWKTSLIVSIAVISFFSFAIVLVVIAKSFKQSKLAKERETAMKSSIGVDKHYKMFQLRELKKATKCFSHDRILGSGGFGEVYKGELQDGTLVAVKKARVGNLKSTQQVLNEVSILSQVNHKNLVRLLGCCVESEQPLMIYEYISNGTLYDHIQGRYPSFLDWNKRLKIAFQTAEALAYLHSSAHTPIYHRDVKSTNILLDDEFNAKVSDFGLSRLANPGLSHVSTCAQGTLGYLDPEYYRNYQLTDKSDVYSYGVVLLELLTSKKAIDFTRDQDDVNLVIHVSQYASNGEIMQVVDQRLVLSMEPLSDKLITSIKLFWELAHDCLKEKRVERPCMRDIVERLLCIIRIEDQE